A genomic region of Desulfosarcina ovata subsp. ovata contains the following coding sequences:
- a CDS encoding exodeoxyribonuclease III gives MPKQTLKLVSWNVNGYRAVMKKDFLESIRSLDADIIGLQETKLQEDQLTPAMKAIDGYDAAFSFSTVKKGYSGVAAYTRLTPKSVNHGLGMPRFDDEGRIVEMEFDAFTFFNVYFPNGQMNDDRLQYKLDFYEAFFDYTEGLRRQGRSLIITGDFNTAHNEIDLKNPGPNSTRSGFLPIERQWLDRIVGMGYVDTFRYLYPDTVKYSWWTYRFNARKNNAGWRIDYFFVSEDMIKSGWVKDAFIDNAIFGSDHCPVGLVLEF, from the coding sequence ATGCCCAAGCAGACCCTCAAACTCGTTTCCTGGAACGTCAACGGCTATCGGGCCGTCATGAAGAAGGACTTCCTCGAATCGATCCGCAGCCTGGATGCGGACATCATCGGGCTCCAGGAGACCAAACTTCAGGAAGACCAACTGACCCCGGCCATGAAAGCGATCGACGGCTACGATGCGGCCTTCTCCTTCTCCACGGTGAAAAAGGGCTACAGCGGTGTGGCGGCTTATACGCGGCTGACCCCGAAGTCAGTGAACCACGGACTGGGAATGCCCCGTTTTGACGATGAAGGGCGCATCGTCGAAATGGAATTCGATGCCTTTACCTTCTTCAACGTCTATTTTCCCAATGGCCAGATGAATGACGACCGATTGCAGTACAAACTCGATTTTTACGAAGCATTCTTCGACTACACCGAAGGATTGCGCCGGCAGGGCCGGAGCTTGATCATCACCGGGGATTTCAACACGGCCCACAACGAGATCGACCTGAAGAATCCCGGCCCCAATTCGACCCGTTCCGGGTTTCTGCCCATAGAGCGCCAGTGGCTGGATCGCATCGTCGGGATGGGCTATGTAGACACCTTCCGGTATCTCTACCCCGATACGGTCAAATATTCGTGGTGGACCTATCGCTTCAACGCACGCAAGAACAACGCGGGGTGGCGGATTGACTACTTTTTTGTTTCCGAGGACATGATCAAAAGCGGTTGGGTAAAGGACGCATTCATCGACAACGCCATTTTCGGATCGGACCACTGCCCCGTGGGACTGGTCCTGGAATTCTGA
- a CDS encoding endonuclease III domain-containing protein codes for MPRKRTFNIDDFVAAIETHYRQWDAPIITFIANRGASPFEVLVSTLLSLRTKDEVTGPAAERLFKVARTPEAMIRLTPEAIEKRIYPVGFYPTKAKRLLEISRILLDRYDGQVPDTLEALTALPGVGRKTANLVLVEGFKIPAICVDTHVHRISNRIGYVNTKTPDQTEMALRKKLPKRHWVRYNELLVAFGQMLCRPVSPFCSRCPVTDMCPQTGVDRHR; via the coding sequence ATGCCCAGAAAGCGCACGTTTAATATCGATGATTTTGTCGCTGCCATCGAAACCCACTACCGCCAGTGGGATGCCCCCATTATTACCTTTATTGCCAACCGCGGCGCGAGCCCCTTCGAGGTGCTGGTCTCCACCCTGCTATCCCTGCGGACCAAGGACGAGGTGACCGGCCCGGCCGCGGAGCGCCTTTTCAAGGTGGCCCGGACACCCGAGGCGATGATCCGGCTGACACCCGAGGCCATCGAAAAACGGATCTATCCCGTGGGGTTCTACCCCACCAAGGCCAAACGGCTTCTGGAGATCAGCCGCATCCTGCTGGACCGGTATGACGGCCAGGTGCCCGATACGCTGGAAGCGCTCACCGCCCTTCCCGGCGTGGGCCGCAAGACCGCCAACCTGGTGCTGGTGGAAGGGTTCAAGATCCCGGCCATCTGCGTGGATACCCACGTCCACCGCATCAGCAACCGCATCGGCTACGTGAACACCAAAACGCCGGATCAGACCGAAATGGCCCTGCGCAAAAAGCTGCCCAAGCGCCACTGGGTCCGCTACAATGAATTGCTGGTGGCCTTCGGGCAGATGCTCTGCCGGCCGGTATCGCCTTTTTGCAGCCGCTGCCCGGTGACTGACATGTGTCCCCAAACCGGTGTGGACCGCCACCGTTGA
- a CDS encoding alpha/beta hydrolase, whose amino-acid sequence MLSLRSRLCRLTTKYIVAPKLNNISSIDDARKDMEKMARFSKLPPHTQVEKVQLNGIPAEWVYANTAREDRAILFLHGGGYNLCSPNTHREIGAHISKASGAKLLLIDYRLAPEYPFPAALEDALSAYRWLINQGLPGKSIAIAGDSAGGGLALSTAISIRDAGDPLPSSIACISPWTDLVFTGNSIKTNSEIDPLVDAPAGKVMAENYIGDNDPHNPGISPLYADLKGLPPLLIHVGTDELLLDDSKRVAKKAEDAGVNVTLKIYDKLWHVFHLNLKAMPEARAAVAEFAAFIKKHFE is encoded by the coding sequence ATGCTGAGCTTACGAAGTAGACTGTGCCGCTTAACAACAAAATATATAGTTGCCCCCAAGCTGAACAATATAAGTTCCATCGATGACGCCAGAAAAGACATGGAAAAAATGGCGCGGTTTTCAAAACTCCCGCCCCATACCCAGGTTGAAAAAGTTCAGTTAAACGGGATTCCCGCTGAATGGGTTTATGCAAACACGGCTCGTGAAGACAGGGCTATCCTATTTCTGCATGGGGGTGGCTATAATCTGTGTTCTCCCAACACCCATCGCGAAATAGGCGCCCACATTTCCAAAGCAAGTGGTGCAAAATTGCTGCTGATCGATTATCGACTGGCCCCGGAATATCCCTTCCCAGCGGCTCTGGAAGACGCGCTTTCTGCATACCGTTGGCTGATCAATCAGGGACTGCCAGGGAAAAGCATTGCCATTGCGGGAGATTCCGCAGGAGGAGGATTAGCATTATCCACCGCCATCTCAATACGCGATGCAGGCGATCCTCTGCCTTCATCAATCGCGTGTATCTCCCCGTGGACCGATTTGGTTTTTACCGGCAATTCAATCAAAACAAACTCGGAAATAGATCCTTTGGTAGATGCTCCAGCAGGAAAAGTTATGGCGGAAAACTATATCGGGGACAATGATCCCCATAATCCGGGGATATCACCCCTGTATGCCGATTTAAAAGGTCTCCCGCCATTACTGATTCATGTTGGCACGGACGAACTGCTATTGGATGATTCAAAACGCGTTGCAAAAAAGGCCGAAGACGCAGGAGTTAATGTAACCTTAAAGATTTATGATAAATTATGGCACGTCTTTCATTTGAACTTGAAAGCCATGCCTGAGGCAAGGGCAGCCGTGGCTGAGTTTGCCGCTTTTATTAAAAAGCATTTTGAATAG
- a CDS encoding enoyl-CoA hydratase/isomerase family protein, whose protein sequence is MALMDYTIEDNVAVLSMNSGENQFGFPFIDAFLEVLDKIERDTDANVLVTKSSHDKIWSAGIDPDLENEEKTKLTKKFRVQMYSLYRRILTYPMITVAAITGHAFAAGAYLAFSHDFRFMRKDKGWLCLPEVDLGINIGRVLTSIARRAVPDYKFEEMLYTGKRLTAEECAEHHIVYKACHMDDLMNEVLSFAKAQNKDRRIIRLMKQETNQQLLKIIDDTILFLADF, encoded by the coding sequence ATGGCATTAATGGACTATACCATTGAAGACAATGTGGCGGTATTAAGCATGAACAGCGGGGAAAATCAGTTTGGTTTCCCCTTTATTGATGCCTTCCTTGAGGTGCTTGATAAAATCGAAAGAGACACCGATGCCAATGTACTGGTAACGAAATCTTCCCATGATAAAATATGGTCCGCTGGTATCGATCCGGACTTAGAAAATGAAGAAAAAACAAAATTGACCAAGAAATTCCGCGTCCAAATGTATTCATTATACAGACGCATTTTAACATATCCCATGATCACCGTTGCAGCTATCACCGGACATGCCTTTGCCGCGGGAGCGTATCTTGCCTTTTCCCATGATTTTCGTTTTATGCGAAAAGACAAGGGGTGGCTCTGCCTGCCGGAAGTCGATCTTGGCATAAATATCGGGCGCGTTCTCACCTCTATTGCACGACGTGCTGTTCCGGATTATAAATTCGAAGAGATGCTGTATACCGGCAAAAGATTAACAGCCGAGGAATGTGCGGAACACCATATTGTTTATAAGGCTTGCCATATGGATGACCTCATGAACGAAGTGCTTTCCTTTGCCAAGGCTCAAAACAAAGACAGGCGCATTATCCGCCTAATGAAACAAGAAACAAATCAACAGCTTCTGAAAATCATTGATGATACCATATTGTTCTTGGCTGATTTTTAA